GATTTCGGTATGGGAAATTGCTGTCAAGTCAAGTATTGGGAAATTAAATTTACCATTACCTATCGAGGAGTGGTATAAACTAGCGCAAACTCATTCGGGCGTTGTAATTGAGCCTTTGTCGCCTATAGATGCCATAGCCAGCACCCAACTACCCGGTGATTTTCACAAAGATCCAGCTGACAGGATTATAGTAGCAATTGCAAGGCGATATGGAATATCTTTAGTGACTTGCGATACCAAAATTATAGATTATCCTCATGTGCAAACTATTTGGTAGTCCAGTGAATCTTTTCAATTAAATGAAACCTGTTTGCGGGATTGAAACTTGAGCGTCGATTTGAGAAAACATTATATCTTTAGTTTCAAATATAATGAAACCCGTTTGCGGGAGCAAAACAGGAATTATAGACTTGATTTTTGATAAAACGAGGTAAGCACTTGATGAAAGCGATTGAAGTTACTGGCAAAATTGATGATGAGGGAAACCTGATTTTAGATAAACCGATAAAAGGAGCAACTTATCCTCATCAAGTTCGGGTCATTATTTTGGTTCTAGAATCAACAGACGAAGTCGAGGAGTTATCCTCACTCTCAAAGGCTGGGATAAACTTCAATCTGCTAAAACTCAAGCTGAGTTGACCGATCGCGCTCACGACGGCTTTACTTTAGAAGAACTGAGTTCGCGCATGGGTTTGTCGCTGCATACTGTTTCTCGGATACAGGGGCGCTTGGAACCCGTAGATAAAAGTTCGTTACAATCTGCGTAAGTTAATAAATTTTGCCAAATTTTCTTATAAATACAAATTTATCGATAGTAATTGGGATTATCAGTGATGAGTTTTTCGGCTTGAGCAACCGCTAGCAAGCGTTCATCAGCAGTGAGAAATGTGAATGTTATCGTATTTGTCCTAGAGAATTTTTCACTACAACAGTGCATCTGGATCTACACCTAAGGCACGTAATTGTTCCCGCAAACGAGCATTTTCTTGTTCTACTGTTTGTGTACGTTGACGTTCAACTTCGGCGCGTTGATGTTCAGCTTCGGCGCGTTCATCGCCTGTAGGCAATAAATTCCCAACTGAATCCCACCACCTTAGCCAAGGTATCTCTTCTTTGGTGAAAAAACTCCCTTGCCAAATACCTAACTCTACACCCATTGGCGCAATTGGGTAATGTCCTCTACTATTGGGACTTATCTTTTCATATCGTCCACCAACTAATTGATAAACTTCTACTGACGCTTTTTTGACTTCATAAATCCCGTAGTAAGACGCATGGATGACATTTTCATAGATCCAAAACTTACCCTCATAGGGGGTTTTGTCCCGTTCTTCTTCGCCATCACCACTGACGAATTCTAGAACAATTCTCGGTGCAATCAGTTCTTTCCACAGAACATAAGAACGTCGCAGTTCACCGTTAAAAGTCGGTGGGACATTTGGCACATAAAACCAGTCTGGCGCTTCTGCACCCCGTTCTGGTGGTTCGGTTAACCGCCAGTAGATCCCGCTGTCTTGCCCAATGCAGTATTGTCCATCTGAATGCAGCTCTTGCAAACGCGGAAGGATCGAGTCTGTGAGTAAAATACTCTGGGGATGCTCTTGGAAATTTTTCACAAACGTACCATCTGACTCTGGTAACTGGGTGTGATCTGGTAGGGTTAGGTTTTTGGCTTCGATAACCATCTGATTACCTCACTGCTATGAGGGCGCAAATCTAGTGTAGCTAAAGACTTGATTTGCTGTAGATAATGTATACTTTAGCCTAAGTAAAGCGGATCTTCTATAGTTAGGGTAATAAAAAATCTAAAAATTATTGCTGAGAGCTTGTGATACACGGCTTGTAGGTTGGGTTTCGTACCTAAATGCAACTTATTAGTCTTAAACGGCTAGGTTGCCCAAATTTATCGCTCTAAGTACGGGAGAGCCGTCTTGGCGATCGCCAATCACAACCGACTTGATAACTTCTCCAGTGATATTCTTTCAGGGAGATGCATTGTCTGTTGAGAGGATGTTTGAAAAGTTATTAAGGGTAAGATTTTATGCAGGGTTAGCGCGTCTCAAATTCTGTTGACAGGCGGATCATAGTATGGAGTTCGAGTTTGAGACAGCCGCCGCCAGTACAGAAAGCATATACTGATCGTTCATAGCGGCTCGCCGTGACTTTTGGCGAATACTGCGGCGAAAAGATGTTTCTTGTTCTAAGGCATTGAGTGCAATGCGACGTAGTAAAGCAAAATTTTGTGGGCTGTGTAGAGAACGAATCCGACATTCATCTTCATGGAAACTTGATCTAATGTCCAATGAACAGAATTTTCAATTCCCCAGTGTTGTCGAATTGCGCTACCAATCTTGTTAGCATCACTGGTGAGACTAGAGATGTAAAATTGCACCTCGTGGGTAGTTTTATTCCAATGCTGAATTGAACGCACTACCATCACCACTGTTGTCAGTCCTACCCAATCATCTTGTTCATGAAGTGCAGGAAGTTGTGACACTGACACAGTGTAAACTTGACGATTTTCGATTCTGTGATGTCCCTTTTCTACCCGTTGACTAATATTCACATCAACACCTTTAAAACCAAGAGATAGGGAAGTTTCAAACCAATTCTTCACTTGTTGGTGTAGTGTGGGATGATTATCTTTGAGGCTCAAAATATAATCAGAACCACCTTCTCTAATTTTTTTGGCAATTGATTTCTGTGTACCCATTGCATCAATAGTAATGATGCAGCCAGATAAATCTAGCATTTCTAAGAGTGCTGGTATGGCCGTGATTTCATTCGATTTGGCGCTCACCTTCGTTTGTCCCAAGACCAAACGGTGTTCTTGAGACCAAGCACTGACCATATGTAAAGCTTTCAGCTGAGATGTTCGGTCATATGAGCCTTTGAGAGCTTTGCCGTCTATGGCGACTACTTCTACTCCTAAATTCTCAACTAACGATTGCACCCACACTCGAAAACATTGCTCAAATTCTTTGGGGTTAATTCTCTCAAACACTCTCCTAAAAGTATCGGGGCTGGGGATTCCGAAGGGCAGTTCTAGAAATGTCTCCAACCATTCTTTTTTATTTATTCCATATTCTTCAATATCTTCCCAACCTTGAGCACCGGCAATGACTGCCAAAATAGAAATGGTGATAATATCAGTCAGTAAATGCCATCTCGTCCTTTCTGCTCTTGGGTCTTTTACTTGTGTGAAGTATTCTTGAAACTTACTGGTAATGTCAAAACTGTCTACGCTGGGTGTCAAAGATTTTTCAGTTTTACTTTTCTTTTCAAATCCTGTTGGCATGACGACAGATGTTGCAGCTAGATGGATTAAATCTTACCCTAGCTCAGATAGTGCCACTTTGTTTTAAACCCTATTACCGCTCAAGTCAGTCCTCTTGTCAATAGGGTTTGAGACGCGCTGACCCTGGTAAAAAAGCCGATATATTTTCATCTTTTGCTAAAGCTGGATAAGCTAGCGCAAATTGGCGAAAATTTTTCAAGTTACGGTCAGATAATCCTTCAATTTTTCTACTTTTTAAATCCTCAGCAATATTTTTAATGAGTTGCGTGCCGTAAGCTGCTCTATCCACCCCGTTTTGCTCGTACTCAATAATATAAGCACCTATAAACCAGTTACGAATAGTCAGAGTTTTGTTAATTGCTCGTTCAACTGTAGTTAAAGTTGAGTTATTAATATTACTGATATCGTTGATGAGTTCTTCGTATTTCACCCTAATTCCTTCACAGCCACAACAACAGACAATAAATTCTAATATTTAGTCACCGAAACATGGATAGAACTTCCAGAACATTTAAAATTTCCTTTTTTCCCTTGGTTCTCGTAATTGTTCCTTCTCTAGTTTAACTGCTTCTGGTTTGGAGGCATTGCAAGCGCTAGATCGGTTCATTCCTAATGTGCTGGCATTATTACCATTTGTGCCGATTTTGCGAGGAGGAGCAGAAGCATCAGTCGTACAGCAAGCGTTACAGCAACTGCGAGCTGATGAGCAACTCAATCAGTTAGAACCATTGTTAGCATTTTTTGCTAGTTTTGTACTAGATATGCCGTTAGTGCAATAAATCATGAGGTGGGATATGGCTGTTTTACGTGAATCACCTTGATATCACGAAATTCTCAGCTTCGGTGAGCAAAAAGGTTGACAGCAGGGTGCGCGACGACAGTTAAGGCGAGTATTGCAACGGCGTTTTGGCGAAATTCCCCAACAAGTACAAACAAGGCTTGAAACTCAGAGTATTGAGCAACTAGAAAATTTAATGGATACTGCGATCGCCGTGAGTTCTTTAGATGAATTTCTCCACAGTCTTTTGTAAACAAACAACAGCGTTCACGTGGTAGCGGCTGGGCGATGCTCCGAAGGAGCCGCTACGCGATCGCTAGCGACAGGCTTGACATAAATGTTAAATTAAAGCCAGAAAGTTAAAAAAATGCTAGAATCATTGACTGAAGTCAAGTTGACTGTATCTCTAACTGTAATACCTGAAGAACGTAGAGTCGCAGCGAGAGTGCAAGGCACGTGAAGCATTTGTCATGGAATGACTCCGTCAAGCTGAGATTAGCGCTCTTCGGGTAGCAGAATTACTAGAAGTCAATCGCTTGCAACTGTCGGAATTGATGTATAAGTACAAAATATCTCCTTTTGATGACACAATGACTGCTGAAGATTTGCAACAAGAGGTAGCCGAATATCTTGAAGATTGAGTTAGCAATGGTAGGGTTTACTTGATTGGGAGGTTCCATGATGACTTTACAAGAAATTATTAATTCTATTGAAAGTTTGCCTACAGAAGAACGAGACTATTTGTTTGAGCTTCTCCGCAAAAAAAAGGAGGAATCTAGAGGAGATAATTTTTGGCAGGGATTACAAAAATTTAGAGAGGTAATTCAAAACGAGGCAATTATCTTTACTGATGATGATTTCGCTGATTTACGAGATCGCAGTGTGGGAAGAGAAATCGATCTATGAGCTTGAGATACTTACTCGATACCAATATTCTTTCAGAGCCAGCACGTCCTATTCCTAATACCAATGTTTTACACAAACTAGATATTCACAAATCAGAAGTTGTCGTCTCTAGTGTTGTTATTCATGAACTTTTACATGGCTGTTTGCGATTACCAGAATCTAAGCGGCGAGAGTCTCTTTGGAATTATATTCATGAATCAGTCTTAAATTTACCAGTTCTCGATTACAATTTAAAGGCGGCACAATGGCACGCAAAAGAAAGGGCTAGATTATCCAGGATCGGCAAAACTCCTGCTTTTGTAGATGGTCAAATTGCAAGTATTGCTTGCTGTAATAATTTAATTTTGGTAACTAATAATGTTTCTGATTTTAAGTTTTTTAATGATTTAAGAGTAGAAAATTGGTTTGTTAATAGGACTGAATTTATCTAAAGCGGTGACAACTTAAGGAGTAGAATTGGTCGTCGGCTAATTCTCGTTTAATTTTTTCCCAGGAAATAGTGCCATTTTTCTTAATATCTTCCCGTCCTTCGTGTAAAGCTTTAATATCCTCAACATAGAATAGCCTATTGTTACCATTAGAGATGCTGATAAAGTTCTGACTTACCTGAGAGGTTGTGTATATGCCTTACCCTAAACTAAGTGACGAAGAAATTATCCGACGCGGTAAAGAACTATACGAGAAGCATATTCGTCTCCAAGTTGAGACAACAGAGAATATTGGGAAACTGATCTCCATCAATGTTGAAACGGGTGAATATGAGATAGGCGACGATCTGCTAGTAACAAGCCGTCGTTTGCAAGCTAAACAGGCTGATGCGGCAATTTGGGCAGAAAGAATTGGCTATGATGCCGTGTATGCTGTTGGTGGTTCATTAGTTAGGACTATAAAGTGATACATGGAATGGTGATTGGACTTCAGGCAAGAATGAGTGTTCTTGTTTTTTCAGAAGGAAATTCATATGTAGAAATCGAGTTCGTTGTCGATACAGGTTTTGAAGGTTTCCTCACCTTACCACCCAATATAGTTGCAGAACTTGGCTTGCCCTACATTGCTAAGATTCAAGCAAATCTTGCCGATAACTCCAAGATAGCGACAAATGCTTACGCCATAAGAATTCTATGGAACGGTGTTGAGCGTGATGTTGTGGTGCTGGCGATGGGTCGTCGTCCCCTAATCGGAACGGCGCTACTTGAGGATTATCACCTCAGTATAGATTTCTGTGAAGGTGGTACTGTTTTGGTTGATGAAATCTTGTAACCTCCTTTAAAGGAGAG
This genomic interval from Scytonema hofmannii PCC 7110 contains the following:
- a CDS encoding type II toxin-antitoxin system VapC family toxin, with the protein product MSLRYLLDTNILSEPARPIPNTNVLHKLDIHKSEVVVSSVVIHELLHGCLRLPESKRRESLWNYIHESVLNLPVLDYNLKAAQWHAKERARLSRIGKTPAFVDGQIASIACCNNLILVTNNVSDFKFFNDLRVENWFVNRTEFI
- a CDS encoding clan AA aspartic protease encodes the protein MSVLVFSEGNSYVEIEFVVDTGFEGFLTLPPNIVAELGLPYIAKIQANLADNSKIATNAYAIRILWNGVERDVVVLAMGRRPLIGTALLEDYHLSIDFCEGGTVLVDEIL
- a CDS encoding Uma2 family endonuclease, translated to MVIEAKNLTLPDHTQLPESDGTFVKNFQEHPQSILLTDSILPRLQELHSDGQYCIGQDSGIYWRLTEPPERGAEAPDWFYVPNVPPTFNGELRRSYVLWKELIAPRIVLEFVSGDGEEERDKTPYEGKFWIYENVIHASYYGIYEVKKASVEVYQLVGGRYEKISPNSRGHYPIAPMGVELGIWQGSFFTKEEIPWLRWWDSVGNLLPTGDERAEAEHQRAEVERQRTQTVEQENARLREQLRALGVDPDALL
- a CDS encoding type II toxin-antitoxin system VapC family toxin, which translates into the protein MILLDTHVWLWLLHEPNQLSTQAQTIINAEELQNGLLVSAISVWEIAVKSSIGKLNLPLPIEEWYKLAQTHSGVVIEPLSPIDAIASTQLPGDFHKDPADRIIVAIARRYGISLVTCDTKIIDYPHVQTIW
- a CDS encoding DUF1016 N-terminal domain-containing protein is translated as MKYEELINDISNINNSTLTTVERAINKTLTIRNWFIGAYIIEYEQNGVDRAAYGTQLIKNIAEDLKSRKIEGLSDRNLKNFRQFALAYPALAKDENISAFLPGSARLKPY